In Candidatus Syntrophosphaera sp., the following are encoded in one genomic region:
- a CDS encoding nucleoside kinase, whose amino-acid sequence MTIDLRLDGNEHSTIELEKPKPIREILRDTDIEADKVLSYKIDHVQYVNDEYVPAHNSMVDCITYNHREGSRIYHDSVIFILAKAVHSLLGNQHSLVIEHSIGDGVFCEVFGAQNWTEQDCARVKEEMLKIVANDLPINKITVKTSEAIDIFSAMGRKDINKNLKYNYREEVAVYRCGKYYDYFLRPLADRTGMVREFDIVYQAPGFILRFPSGRECRLASPFVFPHKLFQLHQEHDKWLDILRVHNIIDINKLTDNYDISEFILVEEALHEKKIAEIAADIVTRSEVKLVLIAGPSSSGKTTFAKRLSIQLQASKAKPIVIGLDDYFINRDITVRKENGEFDFESIHALDLDFLNLQLTQLLDGEEVELPRYDFTRGLRRRSNRIIRLRDDNVIIMEGIHGLNDQLTVSIPASRKAKIYVSALNQLNIDNHNRIATTDCRLLRRIIRDHQYRGYSAPETMQRWSDVREGEEQNIFPYQENADYMFNSSLTFELGVLRKHAWKLLSSVPRNSSSYMEAQRLLALLAHVNDIPDTLVPYNSIIREFTNGSIFRY is encoded by the coding sequence ATGACCATCGACCTGAGATTAGACGGCAACGAACATAGCACGATCGAGCTGGAAAAACCCAAACCGATCCGTGAGATCCTGCGCGATACAGACATCGAGGCGGATAAGGTCTTGTCCTACAAAATTGACCACGTGCAATATGTCAATGACGAATATGTCCCGGCCCACAACAGCATGGTGGATTGCATCACCTACAACCATCGCGAGGGCAGCCGGATCTATCATGATTCGGTGATCTTCATCCTGGCCAAGGCGGTCCATTCGCTTTTGGGCAACCAGCATTCGCTGGTGATCGAGCACTCCATCGGCGACGGGGTCTTCTGCGAGGTGTTTGGAGCCCAGAACTGGACCGAGCAGGATTGCGCGCGGGTCAAGGAGGAGATGCTCAAAATTGTGGCCAACGACCTGCCGATCAACAAGATCACCGTCAAAACCAGCGAAGCGATCGATATCTTCAGCGCTATGGGGCGCAAGGACATCAACAAAAACCTCAAATACAACTACCGCGAGGAAGTGGCAGTCTACCGCTGCGGCAAATACTACGACTATTTCCTGAGGCCCCTGGCGGACCGCACGGGCATGGTGCGCGAGTTCGATATCGTCTATCAGGCCCCGGGCTTCATCTTGCGCTTTCCCAGCGGCCGGGAATGCCGGCTGGCCTCCCCGTTCGTGTTTCCCCACAAGCTTTTCCAACTGCACCAGGAACACGACAAATGGCTGGACATCCTGCGCGTGCACAATATCATCGACATCAACAAACTGACGGATAACTACGACATCTCGGAATTCATCCTCGTGGAAGAGGCCTTGCACGAGAAAAAGATCGCGGAGATCGCCGCCGACATTGTCACCAGATCCGAAGTGAAGCTGGTCCTGATCGCGGGACCATCCTCATCGGGCAAAACCACTTTCGCCAAAAGGCTTTCCATCCAGCTTCAGGCCAGCAAAGCCAAACCCATAGTGATCGGCCTTGATGACTACTTTATCAACCGGGACATAACGGTACGCAAAGAGAACGGGGAGTTTGACTTCGAATCCATCCACGCACTGGACCTGGATTTTCTGAATCTGCAACTGACCCAGCTTTTGGACGGGGAAGAGGTCGAACTCCCGCGCTACGATTTCACCCGCGGCCTCAGGCGCAGGAGCAACAGGATCATCAGGCTCAGGGACGACAATGTGATCATCATGGAAGGCATCCACGGGCTGAATGACCAGCTCACGGTTTCAATTCCGGCTTCCCGCAAGGCCAAGATCTATGTCAGCGCGCTCAACCAGCTCAACATCGACAACCACAACCGCATAGCAACAACGGATTGCCGGCTGCTGCGCAGGATCATCCGCGACCACCAATACCGGGGCTATTCAGCTCCGGAAACGATGCAAAGGTGGTCGGACGTCCGCGAAGGCGAGGAACAGAACATCTTTCCCTATCAGGAAAATGCCGATTACATGTTCAACAGCAGCCTGACCTTCGAACTGGGGGTTCTGCGCAAACACGCCTGGAAGCTGCTAAGCTCCGTTCCACGCAACTCCTCATCCTACATGGAGGCGCAAAGGCTGCTGGCCTTGCTGGCGCACGTAAACGACATCCCGGACACCCTCGTGCCCTACAACTCGATAATCCGCGAATTCACCAACGGCTCCATCTTCCGGTACTGA
- a CDS encoding YitT family protein, whose product MKKLTGKRLVLREARYLAGILFGALLLAIGYSWFLLPYNMAPGGVGGLSQIINYYFGIPNGVSMIIINIPLFIIGFVFIGKTFGAKSIFGMLASSAFTDLVNIKTLAGWGWMDLSQHTHVFQGRQIHAYLGPEDLLLSAIAGSVVLGLGLGLIFRSRGSTGGTDIPVALIKQKAGLSIGTGYYIVETGIILAVAIFLKDPKILIWGYINLFISTKITDLASEGLPYTKGVYVISPEVNEIKEDIYKELERGVTFFKGYGGYEKKEVDILFCVLNRRQVPQLTDIVKDIDPEAFMIVTDVHDVLGYGFRSRDINLSG is encoded by the coding sequence ATGAAGAAGCTAACCGGAAAACGCCTTGTCCTCAGAGAGGCCAGATACCTGGCGGGGATCCTCTTTGGGGCGCTGCTCCTGGCGATCGGATATTCCTGGTTCCTGCTGCCTTACAATATGGCCCCCGGCGGGGTGGGCGGGCTATCCCAGATCATCAATTACTATTTTGGCATCCCCAACGGGGTGTCCATGATCATCATCAACATCCCGCTGTTCATCATCGGCTTCGTCTTCATCGGCAAAACCTTCGGCGCCAAATCCATCTTCGGAATGCTGGCCTCATCGGCATTCACAGACCTGGTGAACATCAAAACCCTGGCCGGATGGGGCTGGATGGACCTCTCCCAGCACACCCATGTCTTCCAGGGCAGGCAGATCCACGCCTATCTGGGGCCGGAAGACCTGCTCCTTTCCGCAATCGCCGGATCGGTGGTCCTCGGATTGGGGCTGGGCCTGATCTTCAGGTCCCGCGGTTCCACTGGCGGCACGGACATCCCCGTCGCCCTGATCAAACAAAAGGCCGGCCTGTCAATCGGAACGGGCTATTACATCGTGGAAACGGGGATCATCCTCGCGGTCGCCATCTTCCTCAAAGATCCCAAGATCCTCATCTGGGGCTACATCAACCTCTTCATCTCCACCAAGATCACCGACCTCGCCTCGGAAGGATTGCCCTACACCAAAGGGGTCTACGTGATCTCCCCCGAGGTGAACGAGATCAAGGAAGACATCTATAAGGAGCTGGAGCGCGGAGTAACCTTCTTCAAGGGTTACGGCGGATATGAAAAGAAGGAGGTCGACATCCTCTTCTGCGTCCTCAACCGCCGCCAGGTGCCGCAATTGACCGACATCGTCAAGGACATCGACCCGGAAGCCTTCATGATCGTCACCGACGTCCACGACGTCCTGGGCTACGGATTCCGCAGCCGGGACATCAACCTCAGCGGATAA